A window of the Coprobacter fastidiosus genome harbors these coding sequences:
- a CDS encoding polysaccharide lyase family 8 super-sandwich domain-containing protein has translation MGGYPYKILSVFFFFLFNMVYAEDIQICKKNLIEWHTNSLYEGEKIVSEIIQLTDNGSYIDQSVKELYLNILLPCDTIEHWVVSQLPDGSWPDINYEDRSASLWLPSFHVIRLFHLAKSYCAVKSGLYRHDKVLKVFLSGLNYWCNYDNCSTNWWFTDIGINKILGPALLMMEDHLPEDLRSKALEQLSRSRIGKTGQNKVWLAGNVIYKALFEKDKDELESARNVIVSEIYLTMGEGIQPDYSYHLHGPQLQFGNYGLAYALNMTYWACIFRDTKFSFAEKQIGILGDYLLKGLNGVVWNGRMDFSACGRQLFKNVQRGKALALVQALYDISHVDCMRACRYKESCRSILTEGRDCDSFGTCAFYRSDMLVSKTSKAYISVRFSSPRVIATETGNKENLKGYYLGDGVTALMRDGKEYENIFPVWDWHCLPGITAPANYRDLPLLGWEGYRNGNAFSGVIADGENGIAAFSLDRDGITGKKGYFLFGDLLVCLGNGLRSSKGDSLQTTINQTYYAGNCTINFEGKTSVLKDDIFELPPESSCLVSHGGWDYCILPGQKGRIFVKKSFGSWHEIAAFYDMSEQSAKIFTCVLDNHQGCYAYMVTPSDKSSRKAFSSVDILSRTEECQAVKQKNNNLISAIFYKPGLLYLDAYCDFIAVTPALFILRPYKDGWKITMSDPTQQLKTIVFEISGEYSGGVYIPEENRTRFTVSCPQGKYAGSGISVTL, from the coding sequence ATGGGAGGTTACCCGTATAAAATATTATCTGTTTTTTTCTTCTTTCTCTTCAATATGGTGTATGCTGAAGATATACAGATTTGTAAGAAGAATTTAATAGAATGGCATACGAATTCATTATATGAAGGTGAAAAAATAGTATCTGAGATTATTCAGTTGACAGATAACGGTTCGTATATTGATCAATCTGTTAAAGAATTATACTTGAACATTCTTTTACCTTGTGATACGATAGAGCATTGGGTCGTTTCGCAGTTGCCGGATGGAAGTTGGCCGGATATAAATTATGAAGATCGAAGTGCAAGTCTTTGGCTCCCGTCTTTTCATGTAATTCGTCTTTTTCATTTAGCAAAAAGCTATTGTGCTGTAAAATCAGGTTTATATCGTCACGATAAGGTGCTAAAAGTGTTTTTATCGGGATTGAACTATTGGTGTAATTACGACAATTGTTCTACAAATTGGTGGTTTACCGATATCGGAATTAATAAAATACTCGGACCAGCATTGTTGATGATGGAAGATCATTTACCCGAGGATTTAAGAAGTAAAGCACTTGAACAGTTGAGCCGTTCTCGTATAGGCAAGACCGGACAAAATAAAGTGTGGTTAGCAGGAAATGTTATCTATAAAGCGTTATTCGAGAAAGATAAAGATGAATTGGAGTCGGCCCGTAATGTAATTGTTTCGGAGATATATTTGACAATGGGGGAAGGAATACAACCTGATTATTCATATCATTTGCACGGCCCTCAGCTTCAGTTTGGAAACTATGGTCTTGCTTACGCCTTGAATATGACATATTGGGCTTGTATTTTTCGAGATACAAAATTTTCTTTTGCAGAGAAACAGATTGGGATATTGGGGGATTACTTGTTAAAAGGTTTAAATGGTGTTGTATGGAACGGTAGAATGGATTTTAGCGCTTGTGGTCGCCAACTGTTTAAAAATGTTCAAAGAGGAAAGGCCTTGGCATTAGTACAGGCTTTGTACGATATTTCTCATGTCGATTGTATGAGGGCTTGTCGATATAAAGAATCGTGCAGATCTATTCTTACTGAAGGTCGAGATTGTGACTCTTTCGGGACTTGTGCTTTTTATCGGTCTGATATGCTGGTTAGTAAAACCTCAAAAGCTTATATCTCCGTGAGGTTTTCATCTCCTCGTGTTATTGCTACGGAGACAGGTAATAAAGAGAATTTGAAGGGATATTATTTAGGGGACGGTGTGACGGCTTTAATGCGAGACGGAAAAGAATATGAGAATATTTTTCCGGTGTGGGACTGGCATTGCCTTCCGGGTATTACTGCTCCTGCAAATTATAGAGATTTGCCTTTATTGGGATGGGAAGGTTATCGTAACGGAAATGCTTTTTCAGGAGTGATAGCTGATGGAGAAAACGGTATTGCCGCTTTTTCTCTCGATCGTGACGGGATAACCGGGAAAAAGGGGTATTTTTTGTTCGGAGATTTGCTTGTATGTTTGGGAAATGGTTTAAGAAGTTCTAAGGGCGATTCTTTACAGACAACGATAAACCAAACGTATTATGCCGGTAATTGTACCATAAACTTTGAAGGGAAAACATCTGTTCTGAAAGATGATATTTTTGAGTTGCCTCCAGAAAGTAGCTGTCTGGTTAGTCATGGTGGTTGGGATTATTGTATTCTTCCGGGACAAAAAGGACGTATTTTTGTAAAAAAGAGTTTTGGTAGTTGGCATGAAATAGCAGCATTTTACGATATGTCCGAACAGTCTGCAAAAATATTTACTTGTGTTTTAGATAATCATCAGGGATGTTATGCTTATATGGTAACACCTTCTGATAAAAGTAGTCGGAAGGCTTTTTCGTCAGTGGATATTTTAAGCCGGACAGAAGAGTGCCAAGCTGTAAAACAAAAAAACAATAATCTCATATCAGCTATATTTTATAAACCGGGTTTGCTTTATCTCGATGCTTATTGCGATTTTATTGCAGTAACTCCGGCGTTATTTATACTCCGGCCTTATAAAGATGGTTGGAAAATAACGATGTCCGATCCTACGCAGCAATTAAAAACGATAGTTTTTGAAATTTCCGGAGAATATTCAGGAGGAGTTTATATCCCGGAAGAAAATCGTACTCGTTTTACTGTCAGCTGTCCTCAAGGTAAATATGCAGGTTCAGGAATTTCTGTTACGTTATAG
- a CDS encoding FAD-dependent oxidoreductase: protein MGKNKISRRSFVKQLGLMGVAVSGIASVSAALPINSEDREKISLRKRSVPISKGWDVIVVGGGPSGCTAAIAAAREGAKTLLIESTGMLGGMGTAGLMNAWCPFTDGEKIIYNGLAEKVMRAAKKGVPHVPENSYNWLPINTEQLKRVYDEMVLSSGASVLLFTQLSAVEMKNDETIDSIIVSNKAGLTAYKAKVYIDCTGDGDMAAWAGADFLHGDESEKVQSATLCFSMANVNQQNYNKARYTIEGAKPQSPIHKILASGKYPLIPDSHFNVKMSAPSFLMFNAGHIQVNSTDPLDLSDAMIRGRQLVKQMDEGLHEFAPEIFGDSYLSATGSLLGLRESRRIVGDYLFTIDDWLARRSFDDEIGRNCYYIDVHKKNKKKRYPRYSKGESHGIPYRCLTPKKLKNVLVAGRCISTDEYAFGSLRVMPACLVTGEAAGLAGALAVRSEKPDVHEVDVTLLRKRLKEEGQNIR, encoded by the coding sequence ATGGGAAAAAATAAAATATCACGGCGAAGTTTTGTAAAGCAATTGGGTTTAATGGGTGTTGCCGTATCGGGTATTGCGTCTGTTTCTGCTGCGTTACCGATTAATTCAGAGGATAGAGAAAAAATATCTTTAAGAAAACGTTCTGTTCCTATATCAAAGGGTTGGGATGTAATTGTCGTTGGAGGAGGACCTTCGGGTTGCACTGCTGCTATTGCTGCAGCAAGAGAAGGTGCGAAAACGCTTTTGATCGAATCTACCGGAATGCTGGGTGGCATGGGTACTGCCGGACTGATGAATGCATGGTGTCCTTTTACCGACGGTGAGAAAATTATTTATAACGGATTGGCTGAAAAAGTAATGAGGGCGGCTAAAAAAGGTGTACCTCACGTCCCAGAAAACAGTTATAACTGGTTACCGATAAATACCGAGCAATTGAAAAGGGTATATGATGAAATGGTTTTGAGTTCAGGAGCTTCTGTATTGTTATTTACTCAGTTATCTGCTGTGGAAATGAAAAATGACGAAACGATAGATTCGATTATCGTGTCGAATAAAGCCGGACTGACGGCATATAAAGCGAAAGTATATATCGATTGTACTGGAGATGGAGATATGGCAGCCTGGGCCGGTGCAGATTTTCTGCATGGAGATGAGTCGGAGAAAGTACAATCTGCGACACTCTGTTTTTCTATGGCGAATGTAAATCAACAAAATTATAATAAAGCCCGCTATACGATAGAAGGTGCCAAACCGCAAAGCCCTATCCATAAAATTTTGGCTTCGGGTAAGTATCCTTTGATCCCTGATTCTCATTTTAATGTAAAAATGTCTGCACCCTCTTTTTTGATGTTCAATGCAGGACATATACAGGTGAATAGTACTGATCCTTTAGATCTTTCGGATGCAATGATACGAGGGCGGCAGCTGGTGAAACAAATGGATGAAGGACTACATGAGTTTGCTCCGGAAATTTTCGGAGATTCTTATCTTTCGGCAACAGGATCGTTATTAGGCTTGAGAGAAAGCCGCCGTATTGTGGGCGATTATTTATTCACAATAGATGATTGGCTGGCACGGAGATCTTTTGATGACGAAATAGGACGGAATTGCTATTATATCGACGTCCATAAAAAGAACAAGAAAAAGCGTTATCCTCGTTATTCCAAAGGGGAATCTCACGGTATTCCGTATCGTTGCCTTACTCCTAAGAAATTGAAAAATGTTTTGGTAGCAGGCCGTTGTATATCTACAGATGAATATGCTTTTGGCAGTTTGCGGGTTATGCCGGCTTGCTTGGTGACTGGTGAAGCTGCCGGATTGGCTGGGGCTTTGGCTGTTCGTTCCGAAAAACCGGATGTGCATGAAGTTGATGTAACTTTATTGCGGAAACGCTTAAAAGAAGAAGGACAGAATATACGGTAA